The Onychomys torridus chromosome 4, mOncTor1.1, whole genome shotgun sequence genome includes a window with the following:
- the Slc2a6 gene encoding solute carrier family 2, facilitated glucose transporter member 6 isoform X1, whose product MQEPLLGAEGLDYDTFPEAPASPRERTRAGALQNRRVFLATFAAVLGNFSFGYALVYTSPVIPALKLSSDPALHLNKIQASWFGSVFTLGAAAGGLSAMVLNDLLGRKLSIMFSAVPSVIGYALMAGAHGLWMLLLGRTLTGFAGGLTAACIPVYVSEIAPPGVRGALGATPQLMAVFGSLSLYALGLLLPWRWLAVAGEGPVLVMILLLSFMPNSPRFLLSKGRDEEALQALTWLRADSEVHWEFEQIQDNVRRQSSRVSWAEAQDPRVYRPLLIAVLMRFLQQLTGITPILVYLQTIFDSTSVVLPSQQDAAIVGAVRLVSVLIAAVTMDLAGRKVLLYVSASIMFVANLTLGLYVQFGPRSLTPNSTVGLEIMTLGDTEQSPATSFNYLTLIPLLATMLFIMGYAMGWGPITWLLMSEVLPLRARGVASGLCVLVSWLTAFVLTKYFLLAVNAFGLQVPFFFFSAICLLSLLFTGCCVPETKGRSLEQIEAFFHTRRMSFRP is encoded by the exons ATGCAGGAGCCCCTGCTAGGAGCCGAGGGTCTGGACTATGATACCTTCCCCGAGGCGCCCGCATCGCCGAGAGAGAGGACGCGGGCCGG gGCCTTGCAAAACAGAAGGGTGTTCCTGGCCACCTTTGCTGCTGTGCTGGGCAATTTCAGCTTTGGGTATGCCCTGGTCTACACGTCCCCAGTCATTCCTGCGCTGAAGCTTTCTTCTGACCCAGCACTACACCTGAACAAAATCCAGGCATCCTGGTTTGGG TCCGTGTTCACCTTGGGTGCTGCAGCTGGGGGCCTCAGTGCTATGGTACTCAATGACCTCCTGGGTCGGAAGCTCAGCATCATGTTCTCGGCTGTCCCCTCAGTCATTGGCTATGCACTCATGGCTGGTGCCCATGGCCTTTGGATGCTCCTGCTGGGAAGGACGCTGACTGGCTTTGCCGGGGGACTCACTGCTGCCTGCATCCCG GTGTACGTGTCTGAGATTGCACCCCCTGGTGTTCGTGGGGCCCTGGGGGCCACACCACAGCTCATGGCCGTGTTTGGATCCCTGTCTCTCTATGCCCTCG GTCTTTTGCTGCCTTGGAGATGGCTTGCTGTGGCCGGGGAGGGGCCTGTTCTCGTCATGATCCTGCTGCTTAGCTTCATGCCCAACTCACCTCGCTTCCTGCTCTCAAAGGGCCGGGATGAGGAGGCGCTGCAGGCGCTGACCTGGCTGCGAGCTGACTCTGAGGTCCACTGGGAATTTGAGCAGATACAGGACAACGTGCGGAGACAG AGTAGCCGAGTGTCATGGGCAGAGGCCCAGGACCCCCGCGTGTACCGGCCTCTTCTCATCGCGGTACTGATGCGCTTTCTGCAGCAGCTGACAGGCATCACACCCATCCTCGTGTACCTGCAGACCATCTTTGACAGCACATCCGTGGTGCTG CCCTCCCAGCAGGATGCAGCCATAGTGGGTGCTGTGAGGCTCGTATCTGTGCTGATTGCTGCTGTCACCATGGACCTGGCGGGCCGTAAAGTCCTGCTCTATGTTTCAG CATCCATCATGTTTGTTGCCAACCTGACACTGGGACTGTACGTCCAGTTCGGCCCAAGGTCTCTCACCCCCAACAGTACTGTGGGACTGGAGATCATGACCCTGGGGGACACAGAGCAGTCCCCAGCTACATCCTTCAATTATCTTACTCTGATACCCCTGCTGGCCACCATGCTCTTCATTATGG GCTATGCAATGGGCTGGGGGCCCATCACCTGGCTCCTCATGTCTGAGGTCCTGCCCCTGCGTGCCCGGGGTGTTGCCTCGGGGCTCTGCGTGCTGGTCAGCTGGCTTACGGCCTTCGTCCTCACCAAGTACTTCCTGCTGGCTGTG AATGCCTTCGGCCTCCAggtgcctttcttcttcttctccgccatctgcctgctcagcctgctcttcACAGGCTGCTGTGTGCCTGAGACCAAAGGCCGCTCACTGGAGCAGATTGAGGCCTTCTTCCACACCCGCAGGATGTCCTTCAGGCCCTAG
- the Slc2a6 gene encoding solute carrier family 2, facilitated glucose transporter member 6 isoform X2: MVLNDLLGRKLSIMFSAVPSVIGYALMAGAHGLWMLLLGRTLTGFAGGLTAACIPVYVSEIAPPGVRGALGATPQLMAVFGSLSLYALGLLLPWRWLAVAGEGPVLVMILLLSFMPNSPRFLLSKGRDEEALQALTWLRADSEVHWEFEQIQDNVRRQSSRVSWAEAQDPRVYRPLLIAVLMRFLQQLTGITPILVYLQTIFDSTSVVLPSQQDAAIVGAVRLVSVLIAAVTMDLAGRKVLLYVSASIMFVANLTLGLYVQFGPRSLTPNSTVGLEIMTLGDTEQSPATSFNYLTLIPLLATMLFIMGYAMGWGPITWLLMSEVLPLRARGVASGLCVLVSWLTAFVLTKYFLLAVNAFGLQVPFFFFSAICLLSLLFTGCCVPETKGRSLEQIEAFFHTRRMSFRP; encoded by the exons ATGGTACTCAATGACCTCCTGGGTCGGAAGCTCAGCATCATGTTCTCGGCTGTCCCCTCAGTCATTGGCTATGCACTCATGGCTGGTGCCCATGGCCTTTGGATGCTCCTGCTGGGAAGGACGCTGACTGGCTTTGCCGGGGGACTCACTGCTGCCTGCATCCCG GTGTACGTGTCTGAGATTGCACCCCCTGGTGTTCGTGGGGCCCTGGGGGCCACACCACAGCTCATGGCCGTGTTTGGATCCCTGTCTCTCTATGCCCTCG GTCTTTTGCTGCCTTGGAGATGGCTTGCTGTGGCCGGGGAGGGGCCTGTTCTCGTCATGATCCTGCTGCTTAGCTTCATGCCCAACTCACCTCGCTTCCTGCTCTCAAAGGGCCGGGATGAGGAGGCGCTGCAGGCGCTGACCTGGCTGCGAGCTGACTCTGAGGTCCACTGGGAATTTGAGCAGATACAGGACAACGTGCGGAGACAG AGTAGCCGAGTGTCATGGGCAGAGGCCCAGGACCCCCGCGTGTACCGGCCTCTTCTCATCGCGGTACTGATGCGCTTTCTGCAGCAGCTGACAGGCATCACACCCATCCTCGTGTACCTGCAGACCATCTTTGACAGCACATCCGTGGTGCTG CCCTCCCAGCAGGATGCAGCCATAGTGGGTGCTGTGAGGCTCGTATCTGTGCTGATTGCTGCTGTCACCATGGACCTGGCGGGCCGTAAAGTCCTGCTCTATGTTTCAG CATCCATCATGTTTGTTGCCAACCTGACACTGGGACTGTACGTCCAGTTCGGCCCAAGGTCTCTCACCCCCAACAGTACTGTGGGACTGGAGATCATGACCCTGGGGGACACAGAGCAGTCCCCAGCTACATCCTTCAATTATCTTACTCTGATACCCCTGCTGGCCACCATGCTCTTCATTATGG GCTATGCAATGGGCTGGGGGCCCATCACCTGGCTCCTCATGTCTGAGGTCCTGCCCCTGCGTGCCCGGGGTGTTGCCTCGGGGCTCTGCGTGCTGGTCAGCTGGCTTACGGCCTTCGTCCTCACCAAGTACTTCCTGCTGGCTGTG AATGCCTTCGGCCTCCAggtgcctttcttcttcttctccgccatctgcctgctcagcctgctcttcACAGGCTGCTGTGTGCCTGAGACCAAAGGCCGCTCACTGGAGCAGATTGAGGCCTTCTTCCACACCCGCAGGATGTCCTTCAGGCCCTAG
- the Cacfd1 gene encoding calcium channel flower homolog isoform X1, with product MSGSGAAGAAAGPAPPAQDEGMTWWYRWLCRLAGVLGAVSCAISGLFNCVTIHPLNIAAGVWMIMNAFILLLCEAPFCCQFVEFANTVAEKVDRLRSWQKAVFYCGMAIVPIIMSLTLTTLLGNAIAFATGVLYGLSALGKKCVCILAPGWGLLRCLCYPISSGKGVMPFLMLGSSSKGSRQMRRGWLRLWRESCEVRQGIAYCQWVLCEVWRKLSVNSVKWPGSGVPASPHASSLPVPTLFSGPSQPGATAPLVLKTWAIGWIG from the exons ATGAGCGGCTCGGGGGCAGCCGGAGCGGCCGCCGGCCCTGCCCCGCCGGCTCAGGATGAGGGCATGACGTGGTGGTACCGCTGGCTGTGCCGCCTGGCGGGCGTGCTGGGGGCCGTGT CCTGTGCTATCTCTGGACTCTTCAATTGTGTCACCATCCACCCTCTGAATATCGCAGCTGGCGTGTGGATGAT CATGAACGCCTTCATCCTCTTGCTGTGTGAGGCACCATTCTGCTGCCAGTTTGTGGAGTTTGCAAACACAGTGGCTGAGAAGGTGGACCGGCTGCGCTCCTGGCAGAAGGCTGTTTTCTACTGCGG GATGGCCATTGTCCCCATCATCATGAGCCTGACCCTGACCACACTGCTGGGCAACGCCATCGCCTTTGCCACCGGAGTGCTGTATGGACTCTCTGCCCTGGGCAAAAAGTGCGTCTGCATCCTAGCCCCAGGGTGGGGCCTCCTCCGCTGCCTCTGCTACCCCATCTCAAGTGGGAAAG GGGTGATGCCATTTCTTATGCTCGGATCCAGCAGCAAAGGCAGCAGGCAGATGAGGAGAGGCTGGCTGAGACTCTGGAGGGAGAGCTGTGAAGTGAGGCAGGGCATTGCCTACTGTCAGTGGGTTCTGTGTGAAGTCTGGAGAAAGCTGAGTGTCAACTCTGTTAAATGGCCTGGAAGCGGAGTCCCTGCAAGTCCCCATGCCTCAAGTCTTCCTGTGCCTACCCTGTTCTCTGGACCTTCTCAGCCTGGAGCTACTGCCCCGCTGGTACTGAAGACCTGGGCCATAGGATGGATAGGATGA
- the Cacfd1 gene encoding calcium channel flower homolog isoform X3: MSGSGAAGAAAGPAPPAQDEGMTWWYRWLCRLAGVLGAVSCAISGLFNCVTIHPLNIAAGVWMIMNAFILLLCEAPFCCQFVEFANTVAEKVDRLRSWQKAVFYCGMAIVPIIMSLTLTTLLGNAIAFATGVLYGLSALGKKGDAISYARIQQQRQQADEERLAETLEGEL; the protein is encoded by the exons ATGAGCGGCTCGGGGGCAGCCGGAGCGGCCGCCGGCCCTGCCCCGCCGGCTCAGGATGAGGGCATGACGTGGTGGTACCGCTGGCTGTGCCGCCTGGCGGGCGTGCTGGGGGCCGTGT CCTGTGCTATCTCTGGACTCTTCAATTGTGTCACCATCCACCCTCTGAATATCGCAGCTGGCGTGTGGATGAT CATGAACGCCTTCATCCTCTTGCTGTGTGAGGCACCATTCTGCTGCCAGTTTGTGGAGTTTGCAAACACAGTGGCTGAGAAGGTGGACCGGCTGCGCTCCTGGCAGAAGGCTGTTTTCTACTGCGG GATGGCCATTGTCCCCATCATCATGAGCCTGACCCTGACCACACTGCTGGGCAACGCCATCGCCTTTGCCACCGGAGTGCTGTATGGACTCTCTGCCCTGGGCAAAAA GGGTGATGCCATTTCTTATGCTCGGATCCAGCAGCAAAGGCAGCAGGCAGATGAGGAGAGGCTGGCTGAGACTCTGGAGGGAGAGCTGTGA
- the Cacfd1 gene encoding calcium channel flower homolog isoform X2 — MSGSGAAGAAAGPAPPAQDEGMTWWYRWLCRLAGVLGAVSCAISGLFNCVTIHPLNIAAGVWMIMNAFILLLCEAPFCCQFVEFANTVAEKVDRLRSWQKAVFYCGMAIVPIIMSLTLTTLLGNAIAFATGVLYGLSALGKKCVCILAPGWGLLRCLCYPISSGKGLSGTLCLVMHSSHK, encoded by the exons ATGAGCGGCTCGGGGGCAGCCGGAGCGGCCGCCGGCCCTGCCCCGCCGGCTCAGGATGAGGGCATGACGTGGTGGTACCGCTGGCTGTGCCGCCTGGCGGGCGTGCTGGGGGCCGTGT CCTGTGCTATCTCTGGACTCTTCAATTGTGTCACCATCCACCCTCTGAATATCGCAGCTGGCGTGTGGATGAT CATGAACGCCTTCATCCTCTTGCTGTGTGAGGCACCATTCTGCTGCCAGTTTGTGGAGTTTGCAAACACAGTGGCTGAGAAGGTGGACCGGCTGCGCTCCTGGCAGAAGGCTGTTTTCTACTGCGG GATGGCCATTGTCCCCATCATCATGAGCCTGACCCTGACCACACTGCTGGGCAACGCCATCGCCTTTGCCACCGGAGTGCTGTATGGACTCTCTGCCCTGGGCAAAAAGTGCGTCTGCATCCTAGCCCCAGGGTGGGGCCTCCTCCGCTGCCTCTGCTACCCCATCTCAAGTGGGAAAGGTCTGAGTGGGACCCTTTGTCTAGTTATGCACAGTAGCCACAAGTGA